The genome window GCCTAATGCCACACCAATAGCAAAGATCAACGGCATGTTAGCGAACACCGAGCCGCCCGCTTCCGCCATCACATGTGAAACAACGGCTGGCAACCAGGAAAAGTTTGCCGAACCGACACCCAATAAAATACCGGCGATCGGCAGAACCGACACCGGTAGCATGAGCGATTTACCGACCTTTTGCAGGTTTGCAAATGCGTTCTTAAACATATTGTGGAACTCCTGAGTATGAGTGCTTTTAATCGCGTGGTACGCGTGGCAAAAGAGGGAGGATCTTCTGCCTCTGGAGCTTGTTAAGGCTCTCTGGATTTATTACGAAGAGTAAAATAAATCTGTTCAGTTTTGTTTGATACCTGTCACGTTTCGCCCATCAGGCGGCTAACCTTTAGGATATTTTTTATTGTTTTGCCAACTTTTGTACAGAAAAAATCGTCAGCGCAGCGATTTTGGCGCTGCACTTTACGATCTTAACGGATTAATTACGAGCTCTAAAAAAAGTCACACAGGCGTATCGGTCAACCGTGAAAGCGGAACATGAAACAGGTCAGAAAAGTTTTGCGTAGTGGCCTGAGCCAGCGTTTCTAAATCAACGCCCTTAAGCACGGCCATATACTCCGCCACATCGCGGGTAAAGGCAGGCTGGTTCTCTTTTCCGCGATGTGGCACGGGCGCAAGATAGGGTGAATCGGTCTCCACCAGCAAGCGATCCAGCGGAACATAGCGTGCAGCTTCGCGTAACGCCTCTGCATTACGAAAGGTAACGATGCCGGAAAATGAGATGTAAAAGCCCATATCCAGTAGCTTAGCTGCGGTTTCACGATCCTCGGTAAAGCAGTGCAGTACGCCACTACACTCCTCTGCCCCTTCTTCCCGCAGAATTGCCAGCGTATCTTCCCGCGCATCGCGTGTATGTACGATAACGGGTTTGTTCAGTTGGCGGCCCACGCGAATATGCTCACGGAAGGAAGCCTGCTGACGCGCCCTGGTTTCTGGCTGATAGTGGTAATCCAGCCCGGTTTCGCCCATGGCAATAACGCGAGGATCGTCAG of Pantoea alhagi contains these proteins:
- a CDS encoding metal-dependent hydrolase, with translation MFLVDSHCHLDGLNYETLHKDVDDVLAKAAARDVKFMLAVATTLPGFKAMAQLLGDRPNVAWSCGVHPLNQQEEWDFAELAQLADDPRVIAMGETGLDYHYQPETRARQQASFREHIRVGRQLNKPVIVHTRDAREDTLAILREEGAEECSGVLHCFTEDRETAAKLLDMGFYISFSGIVTFRNAEALREAARYVPLDRLLVETDSPYLAPVPHRGKENQPAFTRDVAEYMAVLKGVDLETLAQATTQNFSDLFHVPLSRLTDTPV